Within the Kribbella aluminosa genome, the region GACGCAATCCTCCGCTCGCGCGCTGGTCCATGAGTTAGGCACTTCACAGCTTGAGCGGGGAGGTTGCCTAAAGACTTCTGTAATAGAAAACGCTGAGTCTCGTAGACCCGTGAACAGCGAAATCTCTGGTGTATCTTCCTTTCCCCGAGAGGTAGGTTTCGTGGCGGTGCGCGGGTTTCGTGTTGCTACCGGGCAATGCCGGTGCTGATGCACGTGATGGCGGGTGCTGATGGCTTTATGGCATTCAAGCGCGTTGTATTTGGGGTTGACAGGCAGGTGTACGGGAATTGCAAACTTCCTGCAGCGAGACTGGTTGGTCTTGATGTTATTCCGTTGTCTTGGGGGTCAAGGATGGTACCCGTTCGCAGATTGGAGGGTGGTTGCCCAGAGGAACTCAAGGGTCTGTGGAGGTTATCCAAGGGTGTTGACGCGGTTGCTCAGGGTATGCGTGTGATGGATCGGTGGTTGTGTCAGGGAACTTGGTCCCCACGAATGACTCTTTGAGGAGGTGGTTACTTGCGTTTTAGTCAGCGTGTGTGGTTCTCGACTCGCTGCGCGTGTGGTGCGCGGAAAGCCAAGGGCCGAGCTGGCTGTGAGAAGTGTGTACGGCGTTACCGCTTCGTGCGGAATGACCGTGCCAACGGTTGCCGGTAAGCCTCACGACCGGCAGTCAACGGGGTCGCCCTCTCTCTCATATTCGAGGAGATCGAGAGGGGGTGATGAGTACTGATTATTTCGGTGTCGCTGCTGCTGACGTTTGCTGTTGGCGTCTTTGTGTTGATCCGATACACAAGCCTGACGTTGATTCAGGCTGTGATTTGTGTGTTGTTCGGGTTCTTCCTGGCGTCTAGCGAGTTCGCGCCGTATATCCGGCAGTTCCTGTCGGAGTTCCTGGGTGCCAAGTGAGAAGTAGGCACTAAGGCGGCTTGAGTAGCTGACACGGTCGGGCCACTTTCTTGGGGAGGAGTATTGGCCCGACCATTCCCCGAACTATCCATGTAGTCGAGTTGAGAGGAGTAACCGCATGACTGAAACCTATCCGTTGTGCTTCCTGAATAATTGGTGGTGATTTGTCCTGAACGTTCCGTATTCACGCAGTATGTCTCTTGAGCAAGTAGACGGAGCCCGCGCCCGATTTGAGGCGACTTTGCGCGTGCCCCCGATGAATCTCCCTCGCGATGCCGGGGTTGATGCATTCATTATTTCTTCGGCCGATGTGCCCGACTTGGTCCGCGAGATCAAACGGCTTCGGTCCCGCTATCAAATCCTTGAAGCTTCCTGCCGCGCCGGTCTGCTGGCAGCGGTCGAAAACGAGCCGAGCACGGCTTCGGTATGGGCGCTGGATTCGCCGTGGCTTTACGTGACGGATGCGCTTGCAGCGCCTCCGCCGTTCCACCCATTGGCGGAAGTTCTTCCCCTGCGGTTTTGGGGAGGTGAATCTCTTTGATGCGTCGTCGTGGCGCGGTCCCGTCTCACCGACGGGGCCGCCCCGGCCGCTATGGCCGGAGAGATGATTTGTGGATAGTGCCGGTTCATTACGGATCGGGTAGTGAGCCGTTCTATCTGATCGGGCATGTCGGCCGGTTGCTGTGGCGCTACCGGGCCGAGCTCGCCCCGTTGTATTGGCTGGCCGGTTGTTTGCTGGCCGGTTCGTGGCTGCACAAGGTCCACCCGAATTGGTGGCCGTTGATCGTGCTGGCCGGTATCGCCGGAATTGTGGTGCTGGCAGTCCGTCCGGCAAAGGTGCTGGCACGCTTCCCGCTATTGGAGAGGTGGCGTGTCCGTGTGTGGGGAGCGGGATTCATCGCGTTTGTGACGCAGTGGCTGACCGCTGCGACGATTCACGGCGCGACCGCTGGCCCGATGGAATCCTTTGCCATCATCGGTACCGGGGTTTTCGCGGTGCCGTGGTTGTGGCGGGAAGACAGGCGACGCCTTACCCGGGTCCGGATCATTCGGGACCATTTCCCCGACACTGCCGACGCGGCCGGACTGACCGGCGCACGGATGGTGTCAGCGGTAATGGACAAATGGGGTTGGACCGCGAGAATCAAACTCCGGCGCGGCCAAACCTATTCGGACGTAGTCAAGGCGCTACCCGAATTGGAATCGGCATTGGGTGCCCGGATCGGTGGAACACGCGCCGAACCGGTCACCGACGACGCATCGCAATTCACATTGCGACTAGTCGAGACCGACCCCCACGCACAACCCATTGTGTGGGAACCACGCGCCGTGCCAGTCGTCGGGAAATCCCGCGCGTCGATCACTCAGCCGGTCACGGTCGGGGTATTCGAAGACGGCGCACCGATCACGGTTCCGCTGCTGCGAAAGCATGTCCTGATCGGTGGCGCTACCGACTCCGGCAAATCCGGGCTGCTGAACGTGATCCTGGCACGGATCGCAGAATGCGGCGATGCCATTGCCTGGGGCATCGACCTGAAAAAGGGAATGGAGCTAGCGCCCTGGTCGAGCGTCCTGCAAATTCTGGCCACCGATAACGATTCCGCCGAACGGCTACTACAAGCCGGTGTAGATGAATTGGAGAAACGCGCGGAATTTCTAATGGGCCGAGGCCGGCGTGAGTGGTATCCGAAATTCGATGCACCGCAACTGTTTATCATCATCGATGAATACGCGGAACTGTCGAAGAAAGCCCAACGATTGGCGGATTCAATCTCCCGGCGTGGCCGTGCTGTTGCGGTAGTCCTGTTGATCGCTACTCAGCGGCCGACTCAAAAGGCGATGGGTGAATCGTCGGCGCTGCGGTCCCAAATGAATATCAGGTTCTGTCTGCGGGTGAATGAGCGTCCCGACGTCGACCTGATCTTGGGTGTCGGGAAACTCTCGGCGGGTTGGGATGCAACGAAGTTCGACGGACCGGGGAAATTCTTTGTGTCCGGTCCGGGAATGGACACACCCCGCCGTGGACGCGCGTATCTGATCACCGATGCCGACGTGACCGAGACCGCGACCACCTACGCCCGTCCCGGCTCAGCAGCCGACCAGCTTGCCGACACAGCAGGCACCGGACGCCCTGAGAGCCGTTCTCAGCGCCTGTCAGGGGGTCCGGAGACCATCGGGGCACCCGCGACCGTGTCAGGCCCGGAAATGGCGCTCTGGGCGACCCTGCGAGACGCCCCACCGGAGGGGGTCACCGCAGGCGTCTTGCAGGACGCGACCGGCAAGGGCCGAGCGTGGGTCTACAAGCGCCTGAAAGCCGGTCAGGCCGATACCACCATCGCGAGCCCCAGCTATGGCCGCTGGCGAGCCGTCAGGCCCCGGCAGGCGACCCCTGCCGACCGGCCCGCCGACAGCACCGGCCCGACCCCGGAAGGAGACACCGGCGGAGACCCCGCCAACCGGCCACAAGATCACTCACCGTAACTGTCCACGGACTGTCTCAAAGTCCCGGAATCTCACGCGCGCCCGCACGTTGAGGCACACATCCGGGCACCGTGGACACTTCGGAGACACTTCCCGCACAGTCACAAAACGTCACCAATTCAAGGGTGGCCGGACCGGACCTGATCAAGGCCCGGTCCGGCCACCCTGGGAAGGGGGTTCACAGCGCCCACCACGCCACGCCAACCCAACGCCGCAAAGGCGAGAAAGGAGAAAACAGAACCACAACAGCAAAAACCCGCAAACATTGGCGGGCAAATGCTGAAACTGCCACTCAGTGACTACTGGAAGAACAAACCCTACAAACCAACCGATCCCGCAATTGTTGCGCGAGTCTCCGCAATGCCACTCCCCGACGACGACGCGATAGAAACCCTCGCACTGGTCCTCGGTTTCGGCGACGACCTAGACAGGCAGGCATAGCAAAAGGCGACCGGCCATACCCGAATAGGTCCGGCCGGTCGCCTCTCGCGTTTACAGGCAGGCAACGGGGTTCTCAGGCGGCAAGGTCTCCCATCAGGCCACCGAACGACACACGGTCAGCCAACGGCATACGGGGATTCTTGTTCGCCGACCGCAGACGGGGCGCGCAAACCAACTTGATAATCTGCCGCCGCAGTTCGATATCAGCAATGGAAGCCCACTGCTCGGCAGCGTCCGGCCCGATCAAATCCATCAGAATATCCGGAACGGCAACCGCGCGGATCGCGTCTTGCGCCTCGCCGATCTTGGCATTCATCTGCGATTCAATCTCACCAGCCAGAGCAATACTCAACTTGCCCGCCTTGCACAAAGCCGGGATCTCGCGAATCTGCGCGCGTGCTTCCGCAATCGCAGTCTCATAGATGGTGATATCCGAATCATGCTTGCTGGTCAGCGAGACCATCTTTTCGTAGATGTCACGCCGTGAAAGCCACGAAACAAGCGACGCCTCTACATAGCTGTCGAACTTCGAGATATCCACCGAAGCGCAAGCACTATCGGCGCACGAGTACACGACAGACTTCCGTTTCTTCCTGTCCTGCTTGTGCTTGCTGTGCATCCACGAACCGCACTCGCCGCAGTTCGACGCATACGACAGCAACCAGACCCGGGAGAAAGGCCGGTGCGTGCGGCCGGACTCCACTGCCCTACTGATAATTGCCTGCACATTGTGGAAAACCTTCGGTGTAACAATCCCTTTCCACTGGCCATCGGTCACAGCCTCGCGGAAATGTGCACGCTTGCCGACATAGACCGGATTCGTCGCAATGCTCCTGATTGTCTGCCGTGACCACAACTTGCCACTAGGCGACGGAATGCCGCGAGCGTTGAACAGGTTCGCGATAGCCGTTTCGGTCACAAGGCGTCGCGCATGCCAGAAAATTTCCCGCACGATGCTATACGGCGTGTAAGTCTCTTCGGTGCCGTCTTCCTTTTTCACGACATACGAAGTCTGGTCGAAATCCTGGCGCTCGAAAGCACCTGTCTTCTGATTCTTGAAACGCTCATAGCCGTAAGGAACGTGACCATGCGGGCGACCAGCGTCAATCTGGCCTTTCAAACCACGCGACGTATTGTCATGGATCGTGTCCACCTGAGTTTCAGCATTCAAAGCCTGCTGACCCAAAGACGCCCGGTCCGCCGTCACCCGAAGGTCATACAGGTTTCCCTCTACCAGCCAGAAGAACAATCCATTGTCGTAACAGAGATCACGCAACATGGCGTATACGGCAAGCATCCGCTGTGACCGAGACATATCCGTCAGGACCAATACGTCACCCTTGCCCGACTTGATTGCAAGGATAAGACGCTCAAAGTCTTTCCGCTTCCGCTTCGCCTCCGGTGCGTGCCGCGAGGCGGATACATCGTTATCGCTGAACTCAGCTACTTTCTTCCACGAATGCCGGTTAATGTTCTCGTCATTCATGTTCAACTGAGTACCGACCGAGTACTTTTCTTTCTTCTTATCCTTGCTCGCACGGCCATAACTCAGCGCGCCAACCCCAGTACCGGCCATTAGCAGGGCTATTTTGTCGGACCAAACCTTGCGCGTAAACGTCATACCCGTCACGGAACTACCTCCCTGTTGATCACTCTAGGTCAAGTAGGGAGTCTGTTCCGCTAGCGAACGGTGGTCGTCTTCCCGGCGCCGTTCGGCCCGAGGAACCCCGTGACCGTCCCGGGAGCAACCTCGAAACTCAGATCGTCGACCGCCCGCACCGTGCCGAACGACTTCGCCAGGCCACGGACCTCGATGCCAGCGCCATTCATGACGCCGTCCCGTTGGTCTGGGGGCGAGTCGCGCGACCGAGGATGTGCGGCGAGGCAGGCGACGGCTGACCGGGTGGAAAGTCGAAACGGTCGATCTCCTCGATGACGAACCCAGCGGCGCTGATCGCCGCCGCCGCGTCGCGGGCCACGTGACAGCCGCCCATCAACACAGGCCACAACGTCGCGTCCGCGGCCCACTGGACCCTCGCCAGGCGGCCACCAGCCGGTGCGGCGACATGCTCATAGAACCGCAGCTCGCCACCAGGGCGCAGTACCCGGTAGGCCTCCTTCAGCGCTTGGCCCGGATCGGCCACCGAGCACAACACCAGCGAGACCACGACGGCGTCGAACGAGCCGTCGTCGACCGGCAGTTGTTCCGCCGGCCCGTCGACCACGGTGACCGGCACGTCGACCTCACGCGAGCGCTCTGCCGCTTTGGTGCGCAGGTAGGGCTCGGGCTCGACGCCAATGACCTCAGTGACTTCGGCCGGGTAGTGAGCGAAGTTCCCGCCGTCACCACACCCGACCTCGAGGACACGGCCGGCCAAGCCCGTGAGCAGGCGGCCGCGATGCTCGGCCACACCTTGGCGATCCATCACCGGTCTGAGGCGGGCGTACACACGGGCGAACAGCGGGTGCGACATCTGTGCTGGCATGGCACTACCATGAGGTGTTAACAAGCAAGTGTCAACACGGATGTAAACACTTGAGGAGAGTCGTGGCTGCGCCGACTGAAGGCAAGCTGATGAAGCGCCCCGAGCGGCGCCAGGCCCTGATCGCTGCCGCTGCCCGGGCTTTTGCCCGCAGCGGCTACGCGGCGACGAACCTCGAGGACGTCGCCACCGAGGCCGGCGTCAGCAGAGTGCTGATCTACCGGCACTTCGACTCCAAGACCGAGCTGTACAAGGCGGTCCTCGACGAAGTCAGCGACCAGCTGCGCGAGGCCACGGGACATCCCAACCACCTCACCGAGTCCAGCCTTCAGGCACTCATCGCGGTCGCTCAGGACAACCCCGACGGGTTCAAGCTCTTCTTCCGCCAGTCGGCCCAAGAGCCCGACTTCCGCCGCCACGCCGATGAGCTCCGTGCAGCGATGACCGCGACCGCCGAGCCGTACCTAAGGGAAGTGATCCATGACGAGAACCGGCTGCAGTGGGCCGCGCAGCTGATACCGACCGTCGCTGTCGAAGCCGTGATCGCGTGGCTGGACGCGGGCAAGCCGTCACCGCCCACGGCAGCAGACACCATCACCAGCATCGTCGGAGGCACCGTCACCGCGATCGCAGGCGACTAGGGCCGACAGCAAGGATCGAGTGGCCCGTCGGCAGTAGTCCGATGCGGCTGGTCAGGGCGTTGCTGCAGAGACCCACACGATCGTGGGGGCGATGTCTGGTCGGTGATCGACGCGGATGTCACAGAAACCTGCCGTGTGGAGCCACGCAGTGGCCTCGGCAGTCGTCGGCACGTTGTACACAGAAGAGTCGAAGCGGGCTGGTAGTGGATGCTCGCCGGCCCGGAAGGCCAGGACGAGTAGGCCACCTGAGCGAAGCGCTCGGGAGATGTCGGCCAGTGTGGTGATGGGCTCAGGCCAGAAGTAGATGGTGTGTACCGCGATGACCGCGTGGAGGCCATCGTCGGCTACGGGCAGCGTGATGCCATCGCCTTGGTGCAGGCGCATGTGGCCAGCGGCGATGGACTTGGCGTTACGGCGGCTGGCCGTGTCGACCATGGTCGGGGAGACATCGACGCCGACGACCTCGGCGCCGCCCGCGGCAAGCCGCTCCAAGGTGCGACCGGGACCGAAGCCGATCTCACAGATCCGCTCACCGGGAACCAGGCGCAGAAGTTCAATGGCTGTGTCGTTGACCGCGGCGGTCTCCCGGACCCAGTTGCGGCCCATCAACCTGCCGACCGCGCCAGATGGCCGGGCGGCCTGACCGGACAGATATCGCCCGACCGCCGCTGCCACGGCACTGCGGGCGCGGTGGTGCCAGGGTCGCCGGTCGGCGCAAGGGAGAGGGCAGGAGCGTCGTCGCAGCATGGGGTGGCCTCCGGTCACTTCAAGGTTGGGGTGGTCGCTCGTGCGACAATTTCGGCGATCATCGAGGCAACTGCCGCGTCGTCGACGACGACGGACGCGACGGCGCCGGAGGGACCGGGGGCGGGGTCGAAGTGGCAGTGCACCGCCCAGAGCGCGCACAGCTCCACGATCGTGCGGGCCACCAACGGCGCCGGCCCGGGCAGACTGACGGTGCCGGCCTGCTGACGGCGGGCCAGATACTCCTCGATGCCACTGACGTTCGCCCGCCTGCCGGTGCCGAACCACACCTCGGCTAGATCGGGCAACTCCGGGCCGCACCTGTCAATCAGCTTGATGGCGATCCGGTGCCGGGCCAGGCGGGCGTACAGGTCGGTGACGATGCCGACGAACTCCGCCCGGAGGTCCGCCGGCGGCGCGTCGGCGGGGAGGGGATCGGTCAGCGCCCGGGCCAGCCTCAGGTCTGCGACCTCGCGGATCAGGCGGTCGGACACCAGCGCCGCGACCTCCCCATCCGCCGGCGCCGGTACCGGGAGATCGGCCGGCACTGGTAGCGGTTCATGCCCGTCCGCGAAGCGCACCGCGGCCGCGAACAGGGCCGCCTTGCCCTGCGCGTAGCCATACAACGTGCCCTTGGCCAGCCCAAGTTCGTCAGCCACATCCTGCACCTGAGCACGCTGATAGCCATGCGTGATGAACACCCGCGCCGCCGCAGCAACCACCGCCGCGAACCGGTCTGAAGGAATCGTCCGAACCATGAACCGACTATAACTGACCGACTCAGTCAGTCAATAGTGTTGGTGGTCAATAGCCCTGGTGGCTCCAGTCCGGTCTGAGCAGGGGTGATGGTCGTGGCGGTCACGCGGCTGAAGTCGGGCATGCCGAGGTGGATGGTCGGGAAGCGTTGTTCCAGCCGTTTCATTTCCTGGAGCTTGTCCTCGGCTCCGGCCAGGCTGATCTTCAGTCCGTCGACTTCGCCGAGCCATCCCTCGCGTTCGGCTTCCGCGATGCGTGAGATCAAGTTGTCTCTGATCTCGGTCATGCGGGGGCGTTGGGCTGGGTCGGGACGGAGCATCGAGCAACGGACGCAGGCGTGTTCATGGATGCAGGGAGTTCCGAAGGCACGCGCGCACGATCCCGTGGAGACCTTCCGCTTCTCGAAGTGGCCGAGGAACTCGTCCCATTCCTCGGGAGTGGGGGTGCGGTATTCGGCACCTGGCCGGGTCGATCGTCGTCGGGCGAGGAAGCCGCGGAAGTTGCTGATCGCTTCCTGCGGGTAGACAGCCCTGTAGCCCATCGTCGTGTTGATGTCCTGGTGACCGCAGATGACCTGGGCAATGTGGGGCGGGAGACCGTTCATGACCAAGTCTGTGACGAACATCCGCCGGAAGTCGTGCGGGGTGAAGGTGACAGCCTCGCCTCCAGAGGAGGCTGCGAATCCGGCTTCCTCCGCGACCTTCTTGATCAGGTCTCGGGCACAGGCTGAGCTGATCACCCGGCGTTCGGAGGCGTACTGCCGCTGGAACAGGAACGGCATTGGCGCGGACCAGGTCTTCTCGTGGATATCCCTGGCGCTGACGAGCGGCACCGCCGCGCCGTCGGTGCGGATGCGGCGAATGACGGTGGCAAGTACCTCACCGAGTTCTGGAGAGACCAGGATTAGCCGCTCGGTGTCGGTCTTCGACGGAACGATCTGCAGCAGCGGGACGATCTCGCCGGTCGTGGGCAGCGTGTATTGCACGAAGGCGTGATGGGTGAGTTCGAGCGTTTCCTCGATCCTGGCCCCGCTGTGTCGCAGGACCTCGACCAGCGCCCAGGCCCAGAACGCCCTGTCTTCGCGTGTACTCAGGTCGTGGCGCCGGCCGGTGTCGTCAGTGGCGTAGACCTTGGACGTGTGGTTGTAAGGCATCTGCGGACGTGTCCAGGGCTCGCCGTGGCAGGTGAACGGCTGACCCGGTGCTGTGGTCCGGGCGGCCTGCAGGAGTTGCTCGCAGCGCCGGCGGTACTGGTTCAGCGCGTCGACCAGGGAGGGCAGCGCTGGCAGTTGGTCGCGGGTGCGTTGGTCCATCCGGGATTTGCGGTGCAGCTTCGCTTTGCGGACAGCACATTCGTTCGCCTTGACGGGACAGGGCGCCACCCAGTGAGCCCATCGTTCCGGTTCCTCGGCTGCCCATTGAGCGATGTCAAGGTAGAAGGCTCGGACCTGCAGCAGCACGCCCGGATAATTCTTCCGCTCGCCCTTCGAGGTGCCGTCCTTGGACCGCAGGACCTTCACCCGTTGTTTCCAGGAGATTGCGACTTCGGGCAGCAGGCGCAGGGACTCGATGCCGGGGTTGTGAAGCTCCAGATCTTTCCAGAAAAGCTTCACCAGATCGTGGCTGGTCCGGTCCAAGGTGACGTAGTCGACCGAGGGCTGGCGTTCCTTGAGGTAGGCGACCAGGAGGTCGCGCACCGACCGGCAGGCGACCTCGTAGCGGTCGACCATATCTTCGACGCTGGCCTGTCCGCGGCTGATCAGCGGTCGGATGTTGGGCGGGAGCCCGTCGGGCAGGACACCTGCACCGAGCAGTAGTTGATAGGTGAGGTTGAGGTGCCTCACCCGCAGTCGGTTCCTTGCCCTCGCTGCCTCGTTCAGCTCTAGCAGGTCGCCCAAGGTGACGTCCATGACACCGCCGCCCTTGTGAATCACGATCCAGGCAACCCGATTCAGCGCCTCCTGCAGGCGCTTGTCGTGAACGCCTTCAAGACTACTGGCCACCTCGTGCAGACGCCTGAACCCGGCAGGGTCGATGACAGCCTTGACTCGCTTGAGCAGCTTCGTGGGCCCTCGCTGCCCGAGCAACCAGCGGTAGGTCGGCCGCACCACTTCGCTGTAGATCAAGGCGTTGACACCACTCAGGAGCGCGAAGTGGTCATTGGCCGAAACTGCCGCGTCGGGTTTCAGCCACCGCTCGACGAGCTTGATCCATTCCCAACCCGCCGCATCGGCGCCACTGACCAACCATCGGCTTTGCCACGACTCCCCAGGAAAGGT harbors:
- a CDS encoding FtsK/SpoIIIE domain-containing protein, with the translated sequence MPVHYGSGSEPFYLIGHVGRLLWRYRAELAPLYWLAGCLLAGSWLHKVHPNWWPLIVLAGIAGIVVLAVRPAKVLARFPLLERWRVRVWGAGFIAFVTQWLTAATIHGATAGPMESFAIIGTGVFAVPWLWREDRRRLTRVRIIRDHFPDTADAAGLTGARMVSAVMDKWGWTARIKLRRGQTYSDVVKALPELESALGARIGGTRAEPVTDDASQFTLRLVETDPHAQPIVWEPRAVPVVGKSRASITQPVTVGVFEDGAPITVPLLRKHVLIGGATDSGKSGLLNVILARIAECGDAIAWGIDLKKGMELAPWSSVLQILATDNDSAERLLQAGVDELEKRAEFLMGRGRREWYPKFDAPQLFIIIDEYAELSKKAQRLADSISRRGRAVAVVLLIATQRPTQKAMGESSALRSQMNIRFCLRVNERPDVDLILGVGKLSAGWDATKFDGPGKFFVSGPGMDTPRRGRAYLITDADVTETATTYARPGSAADQLADTAGTGRPESRSQRLSGGPETIGAPATVSGPEMALWATLRDAPPEGVTAGVLQDATGKGRAWVYKRLKAGQADTTIASPSYGRWRAVRPRQATPADRPADSTGPTPEGDTGGDPANRPQDHSP
- a CDS encoding recombinase family protein, which encodes MTFTRKVWSDKIALLMAGTGVGALSYGRASKDKKKEKYSVGTQLNMNDENINRHSWKKVAEFSDNDVSASRHAPEAKRKRKDFERLILAIKSGKGDVLVLTDMSRSQRMLAVYAMLRDLCYDNGLFFWLVEGNLYDLRVTADRASLGQQALNAETQVDTIHDNTSRGLKGQIDAGRPHGHVPYGYERFKNQKTGAFERQDFDQTSYVVKKEDGTEETYTPYSIVREIFWHARRLVTETAIANLFNARGIPSPSGKLWSRQTIRSIATNPVYVGKRAHFREAVTDGQWKGIVTPKVFHNVQAIISRAVESGRTHRPFSRVWLLSYASNCGECGSWMHSKHKQDRKKRKSVVYSCADSACASVDISKFDSYVEASLVSWLSRRDIYEKMVSLTSKHDSDITIYETAIAEARAQIREIPALCKAGKLSIALAGEIESQMNAKIGEAQDAIRAVAVPDILMDLIGPDAAEQWASIADIELRRQIIKLVCAPRLRSANKNPRMPLADRVSFGGLMGDLAA
- a CDS encoding class I SAM-dependent methyltransferase — encoded protein: MPAQMSHPLFARVYARLRPVMDRQGVAEHRGRLLTGLAGRVLEVGCGDGGNFAHYPAEVTEVIGVEPEPYLRTKAAERSREVDVPVTVVDGPAEQLPVDDGSFDAVVVSLVLCSVADPGQALKEAYRVLRPGGELRFYEHVAAPAGGRLARVQWAADATLWPVLMGGCHVARDAAAAISAAGFVIEEIDRFDFPPGQPSPASPHILGRATRPQTNGTAS
- a CDS encoding TetR/AcrR family transcriptional regulator — encoded protein: MAAPTEGKLMKRPERRQALIAAAARAFARSGYAATNLEDVATEAGVSRVLIYRHFDSKTELYKAVLDEVSDQLREATGHPNHLTESSLQALIAVAQDNPDGFKLFFRQSAQEPDFRRHADELRAAMTATAEPYLREVIHDENRLQWAAQLIPTVAVEAVIAWLDAGKPSPPTAADTITSIVGGTVTAIAGD
- a CDS encoding class I SAM-dependent methyltransferase; amino-acid sequence: MAAAVGRYLSGQAARPSGAVGRLMGRNWVRETAAVNDTAIELLRLVPGERICEIGFGPGRTLERLAAGGAEVVGVDVSPTMVDTASRRNAKSIAAGHMRLHQGDGITLPVADDGLHAVIAVHTIYFWPEPITTLADISRALRSGGLLVLAFRAGEHPLPARFDSSVYNVPTTAEATAWLHTAGFCDIRVDHRPDIAPTIVWVSAATP
- a CDS encoding TetR/AcrR family transcriptional regulator encodes the protein MVRTIPSDRFAAVVAAAARVFITHGYQRAQVQDVADELGLAKGTLYGYAQGKAALFAAAVRFADGHEPLPVPADLPVPAPADGEVAALVSDRLIREVADLRLARALTDPLPADAPPADLRAEFVGIVTDLYARLARHRIAIKLIDRCGPELPDLAEVWFGTGRRANVSGIEEYLARRQQAGTVSLPGPAPLVARTIVELCALWAVHCHFDPAPGPSGAVASVVVDDAAVASMIAEIVARATTPTLK
- a CDS encoding site-specific integrase; the encoded protein is MRRVLTDPPIEAATIITEHPVDDLLRRYPPRRPVDSWPQTYFSREQVMELLLHSRYRSAVYETEYVRRRGLRWVLSWLETFPGESWQSRWLVSGADAAGWEWIKLVERWLKPDAAVSANDHFALLSGVNALIYSEVVRPTYRWLLGQRGPTKLLKRVKAVIDPAGFRRLHEVASSLEGVHDKRLQEALNRVAWIVIHKGGGVMDVTLGDLLELNEAARARNRLRVRHLNLTYQLLLGAGVLPDGLPPNIRPLISRGQASVEDMVDRYEVACRSVRDLLVAYLKERQPSVDYVTLDRTSHDLVKLFWKDLELHNPGIESLRLLPEVAISWKQRVKVLRSKDGTSKGERKNYPGVLLQVRAFYLDIAQWAAEEPERWAHWVAPCPVKANECAVRKAKLHRKSRMDQRTRDQLPALPSLVDALNQYRRRCEQLLQAARTTAPGQPFTCHGEPWTRPQMPYNHTSKVYATDDTGRRHDLSTREDRAFWAWALVEVLRHSGARIEETLELTHHAFVQYTLPTTGEIVPLLQIVPSKTDTERLILVSPELGEVLATVIRRIRTDGAAVPLVSARDIHEKTWSAPMPFLFQRQYASERRVISSACARDLIKKVAEEAGFAASSGGEAVTFTPHDFRRMFVTDLVMNGLPPHIAQVICGHQDINTTMGYRAVYPQEAISNFRGFLARRRSTRPGAEYRTPTPEEWDEFLGHFEKRKVSTGSCARAFGTPCIHEHACVRCSMLRPDPAQRPRMTEIRDNLISRIAEAEREGWLGEVDGLKISLAGAEDKLQEMKRLEQRFPTIHLGMPDFSRVTATTITPAQTGLEPPGLLTTNTID